Proteins from a single region of Budorcas taxicolor isolate Tak-1 chromosome 7, Takin1.1, whole genome shotgun sequence:
- the PLIN4 gene encoding perilipin-4 isoform X2 — MSARDGGQDPPKPKGKTLGSFFGSLPGFSAARNLVANAHSSAREARPAVEPAGAPAEEAAQPQAQAPADPKQTARGLEKTLLPSDKTISGAKDLVSSQMARTKDAVSTGMASIMDTAKGVVQGGLGMTQSTLTVTKDAVASGATGAVDVAKGALQTGIDTAKTVVTGTKDVVSTGLTGAVNMAKGTVQTGMGTTKTVLTGTKDTVSTGLTGAMGVAKGVVQTGMDTTKTVLTGTKDTVSTGLTGAMGVAKGAVQTGMDTTKTVLTGTKDTVSTGLTAAVNMAKGTVQTGMDTTKTVLTGTKDTVSTGLTGAMGVAKGAVQTGMDTTKTVLTGTKDTVSTGLTGAMGVAKGAVQTGMDTTKTVLTGTKDTVSTGLTGAMGVAKGAVQTGMDTTKTVLTGTKDTVSTGLTGAMGVAKGAVQTGMDTTKTVLTGTKDTVSTGLTAAVNMAKGTVQTGMDTTKTVLTGTKDTVSTGLTGAMGVAKGVVQTGMDTTKTVLTGTKDTVSTGLTAAVNMAKGTVQTGMDTTKTVLTGTKDTVSTGLTGAMGVAKGVVQTGMDTTKTVLTGTKDTVSTGLTGAVGVAKGVVQTGMDTTKTVLTGTKDTVSTGLTGAMGVAKGVVQTGMDTTKTVLTGTKDTVSTGLTGAMGVAKGAVQTGMDTTKTVLTGTKDTVSTGLTTAVNMAKGTVQTGMDTTKTVLTGTKDTVSTGLTGAMGVAKGVVQTGMDTTKTVLTGTKDTVSTGLTGAMGVAKGAVQTGMDTTKTVLTGTKDTVSTGLTAAVNMAKGTVQTGMDTTKTVLTGTKDTVSTGLTGAMGVAKGAVQTGMDTTKTVLTGTKDTVSTGLTGAMGVAKGVVQTGMDTTKTVLTGTKDTVSTGLTGAMGVAKGAVQTGMDTTKTVLTGTKDTVSTGLTAAVNMAKGTVQTGMDTTKTVLTGTKDTVSTGLTGAMGVAKGAVQTGMDTTKTVLTGTKDTVSTGLTGAMGVAKGAVQTGMDTTKTVLTGTKDVLSTSITGAMGVAKGAVQVGMDTTKSVLTGTKDVLSTSITGAMGVAKGAVQVGMDTTKSVLTGTKDVLSTSITGAMDVAKEAVQIGVDTTKSILTGTKDVLSTSITGAMDVGKEAIQTGMDTTMTILTGTKGAMSSGLSSVGHVAQEGMHTGVGITPYLLPDSRAATSVGLASSRAPDEEQTIPSPTQAQHSDHGPLSTEAMFSQEATLGKVDAAPGATAHGQEGAQGFGALRDELEELGEIFQPMSAEEQAQLAATQPRRREITADQGSYFVRLGDVAPGFRQRAFEHALSHLQHSEFQARDALAQLEDVFREIEEAQQAPVRDVSSQAEEAAAGEVLATGALSRACDLVQQLHVAYSRLASGLQGLPTELQWQLQQARHSICELYGMVSSATTVAELPVTRLAERRQGVGQAWRGLEQVLRSVQQGPPLGWLAGPFTLPTDGQLL; from the exons ATGTCTGCTCGAGATGGAGGCCAGGATCCCCCCAAACCCAAGGGCAAG ACCCTGGGCAGCTTCTTTGGGTCCCTGCCTGGCTTCAGTGCTGCCCGGAACCTGGTGGCCAACGCCCACAGCTCAGCAAGAGAGGCCCGGCCAGCTGTCGAGCCTGCAGGCGCTCCAGCCGAGGAAGCCGCCCAGCCCCAGGCTCAGG CGCCCGCTGACCCGAAGCAGACGGCCAGGGGGTTAGAGAAGACGCTGCTGCCTTCAGACAAG ACGATCTCCGGGGCAAAGGACCTGGTGTCCTCCCAGATGGCCAGGACCAAGGATGCTGTCTCCACAGGGATGGCTAGTATCATGGACACGGCTAAAGGTGTGGTCCAGGGAGGCCTAGGGATGACCCAATCCACGCTGACAGTCACCAAGGATGCTGTGGCCAGTGGGGCAACTGGGGCAGTGGATGTGGCCAAAGGGGCCCTACAGACTGGTATAGACACTGCCAAGACAGTAGTAACAGGCACCAAAGATGTAGTGTCCACTGGGCTCACTGGAGCAGTGAACATGGCCAAGGGCACAGTCCAGACTGGCATGGGCACCACCAAGACCGTCCTGACTGGCACCAAAGACACCGTGTCCACTGGGCTCACGGGGGCCATGGGTGTGGCCAAGGGGGTTGTCCAGACTGGCATGGACACCACCAAGACCGTCCTGACTGGCACCAAAGACACCGTGTCCACTGGGCTCACTGGGGCCATGGGTGTGGCCAAGGGGGCTGTCCAGACTGGCATGGACACCACCAAGACTGTCTTGACTGGCACCAAAGACACCGTGTCCACTGGGCtcactgctgcagtgaacatggccAAGGGCACAGTCCAGACTGGCATGGACACCACCAAGACTGTCCTGACTGGCACCAAAGACACCGTGTCCACTGGGCTCACTGGGGCCATGGGTGTGGCCAAGGGGGCTGTCCAGACTGGCATGGACACCACCAAGACTGTCCTGACTGGCACCAAAGACACCGTGTCCACTGGGCTCACTGGGGCCATGGGTGTGGCCAAGGGGGCTGTCCAGACTGGCATGGACACCACCAAGACTGTCTTGACTGGCACCAAAGACACCGTGTCCACTGGGCTCACTGGGGCCATGGGTGTGGCCAAGGGGGCTGTCCAGACTGGCATGGACACCACCAAGACCGTCCTGACTGGCACCAAAGACACTGTGTCCACTGGGCTCACTGGGGCCATGGGTGTGGCCAAGGGGGCTGTCCAGACTGGCATGGACACCACCAAGACTGTCCTGACTGGCACCAAAGACACCGTGTCCACTGGGCtcactgctgcagtgaacatggccAAGGGCACAGTCCAGACTGGCATGGACACCACCAAGACTGTCCTGACTGGCACCAAAGACACCGTGTCCACTGGGCTCACTGGGGCCATGGGTGTGGCCAAGGGGGTTGTCCAGACTGGCATGGACACCACCAAGAC TGTCCTGACTGGCACCAAAGACACCGTGTCCACTGGGCtcactgctgcagtgaacatggccAAGGGCACAGTACAGACTGGCATGGACACCACCAAGACTGTCCTGACTGGCACCAAAGACACCGTGTCCACTGGGCTCACTGGGGCCATGGGTGTGGCCAAGGGGGTTGTCCAGACTGGCATGGACACCACCAAGACCGTCCTGACTGGCACCAAAGACACCGTGTCCACTGGGCTCACTGGGGCCGTGGGTGTGGCCAAAGGGGTTGTCCAGACTGGCATGGACACCACCAAGACCGTCCTGACTGGCACCAAAGACACCGTGTCCACTGGGCTCACTGGGGCCATGGGTGTGGCCAAGGGGGTTGTCCAGACTGGCATGGACACCACCAAGACCGTCCTGACTGGCACCAAAGACACTGTGTCCACTGGGCTCACTGGGGCCATGGGTGTGGCCAAGGGGGCTGTCCAGACTGGCATGGACACCACCAAGACTGTCTTGACTGGCACCAAAGACACCGTGTCCACTGGGCTCactactgcagtgaacatggccAAGGGCACAGTCCAGACTGGCATGGACACCACCAAGACTGTCCTGACTGGCACCAAAGACACTGTGTCCACTGGGCTCACTGGGGCCATGGGTGTGGCCAAGGGGGTTGTCCAGACTGGCATGGACACCACCAAGACTGTCCTGACTGGCACCAAAGACACCGTGTCCACTGGGCTCACTGGGGCCATGGGTGTGGCCAAGGGGGCTGTCCAGACTGGCATGGACACCACCAAGACTGTCTTGACTGGCACCAAAGACACTGTGTCCACTGGGCtcactgctgcagtgaacatggccAAGGGCACAGTCCAGACTGGCATGGACACCACCAAGACTGTCTTGACTGGCACCAAAGACACCGTGTCCACTGGGCTCACTGGGGCCATGGGTGTGGCCAAGGGGGCTGTCCAGACTGGCATGGACACCACCAAGACCGTCCTGACTGGCACCAAAGACACTGTGTCCACTGGGCTCACTGGGGCCATGGGTGTGGCCAAGGGGGTTGTCCAGACTGGCATGGACACCACCAAGACTGTCCTGACTGGCACCAAAGACACCGTGTCCACTGGGCTCACTGGGGCCATGGGTGTGGCCAAGGGGGCTGTCCAGACTGGCATGGACACCACCAAGACTGTCTTGACTGGCACCAAAGACACCGTGTCCACTGGGCtcactgctgcagtgaacatggccAAGGGCACAGTCCAGACTGGCATGGACACCACCAAGACTGTCCTGACTGGCACCAAAGACACTGTGTCCACTGGGCTCACTGGGGCCATGGGTGTGGCCAAGGGGGCTGTCCAGACTGGCATGGACACCACCAAGACTGTCCTGACTGGCACCAAAGACACCGTGTCCACTGGGCTCACTGGGGCCATGGGTGTGGCCAAGGGGGCTGTCCAGACTGGCATGGACACCACCAAGACTGTCCTGACTGGCACCAAAGATGTTCTGTCTACTTCAATTACTGGGGCAATGGGAGTGGCCAAGGGGGCTGTTCAGGTTGGCATGGACACCACCAAGTCCGTCTTGACTGGCACCAAGGATGTTCTGTCTACTTCAATAACTGGGGCAATGGGTGTGGCCAAAGGGGCTGTTCAGGTTGGCATGGACACCACCAAGTCCGTCTTGACTGGCACCAAAGATGTTCTGTCTACTTCAATCACTGGAGCAATGGATGTGGCCAAGGAGGCAGTCCAGATTGGCGTGGACACCACCAAGTCCATCTTGACTGGCACCAAAGATGTTCTGTCTACTTCAATCACTGGAGCAATGGATGTGGGCAAGGAGGCCATCCAGACTGGCATGGACACTACCATGACCATCTTGACTGGCACCAAAGGTGCCATGTCCTCTGGGCTCAGCAGCGTAGGGCATGTGGCCCAAGAAGGTATGCACACTGGGGTGGGGATCACCCCATACCTGTTACCTGATTCCAGGGCTGCCACCTCAGTTGGACTTGCCAGTTCCAGGGCCCCAGATGAAGAACAAACCATCCCAAGCCCCACTCAGGCTCAGCACAGCGACCATGGACCTCTGTCAACTGAGGCCATGTTCAGCCAAGAGGCCACCCTGGGCAAGGTGGATGCTGCTCCCGGGGCCACCGCTCATGGCCAGGAAGGAGCCCAGGGCTTTGGAGCACTCAGGGACGAGCTGGAGGAGCTGGGAGAGATCTTCCAGCCCATGAGCGCCGAGGAACAAG CTCAGCTGGCTGCTACCCAGCCCAGGCGGAGGGAGATCACGGCCGACCAAGGCAGCTACTTCGTGCGTCTGGGTGACGTGGCCCCCGGTTTCCGCCAGCGGGCTTTCGAGCATGCCCTCAGCCACCTGCAGCACAGCGAGTTCCAGGCACGGGATGCGCTGGCCCAGCTTGAGGATGTCTTCAGGGAG ATCGAGGAGGCCCAGCAGGCTCCAGTCAGGGATGTGAGCAGCCAAGCAGAGGAAGCCGCTGCTGGGGAG GTGCTGGCCACTGGGGCTCTGTCCAGGGCCTGCGACCTCGTCCAGCAGCTCCATGTGGCCTACAGCCGCCTGGCCTCCGGCCTCCAGGGCCTCCCCACGGAGCTTCAGTGGCAGCTCCAGCAGGCGCGGCACAGCATCTGTGAGCTCTATGGCATGGTCTCCTCGGCCACCACAGTGGCAGAGCTGCCGGTCACGCGGCTGGCTGAGAGGCGCCAGGGTGTGGGCCAGGCGTGGCGGGGCCTGGAGCAGGTGCTGCGGAGCGTGCAGCAAGGCCCCCCGCTTGGCTGGCTGGCAGGGCCCTTCACCCTGCCCACTGACGGGCAGCTGCTGTAG
- the PLIN4 gene encoding perilipin-4 isoform X3 has product MSARDGGQDPPKPKGKTLGSFFGSLPGFSAARNLVANAHSSAREARPAVEPAGAPAEEAAQPQAQAPADPKQTARGLEKTLLPSDKTISGAKDLVSSQMARTKDAVSTGMASIMDTAKGVVQGGLGMTQSTLTVTKDAVASGATGAVDVAKGALQTGIDTAKTVVTGTKDVVSTGLTGAVNMAKGTVQTGMGTTKTVLTGTKDTVSTGLTGAMGVAKGVVQTGMDTTKTVLTGTKDTVSTGLTGAMGVAKGAVQTGMDTTKTVLTGTKDTVSTGLTAAVNMAKGTVQTGMDTTKTVLTGTKDTVSTGLTGAMGVAKGAVQTGMDTTKTVLTGTKDTVSTGLTGAMGVAKGAVQTGMDTTKTVLTGTKDTVSTGLTGAMGVAKGAVQTGMDTTKTVLTGTKDTVSTGLTGAMGVAKGAVQTGMDTTKTVLTGTKDTVSTGLTAAVNMAKGTVQTGMDTTKTVLTGTKDTVSTGLTGAMGVAKGVVQTGMDTTKTVLTGTKDTVSTGLTGAMGVAKGVVQTGMDTTKTVLTGTKDTVSTGLTGAVGVAKGVVQTGMDTTKTVLTGTKDTVSTGLTGAMGVAKGVVQTGMDTTKTVLTGTKDTVSTGLTGAMGVAKGAVQTGMDTTKTVLTGTKDTVSTGLTTAVNMAKGTVQTGMDTTKTVLTGTKDTVSTGLTGAMGVAKGVVQTGMDTTKTVLTGTKDTVSTGLTGAMGVAKGAVQTGMDTTKTVLTGTKDTVSTGLTAAVNMAKGTVQTGMDTTKTVLTGTKDTVSTGLTGAMGVAKGAVQTGMDTTKTVLTGTKDTVSTGLTGAMGVAKGVVQTGMDTTKTVLTGTKDTVSTGLTGAMGVAKGAVQTGMDTTKTVLTGTKDTVSTGLTAAVNMAKGTVQTGMDTTKTVLTGTKDTVSTGLTGAMGVAKGAVQTGMDTTKTVLTGTKDTVSTGLTGAMGVAKGAVQTGMDTTKTVLTGTKDVLSTSITGAMGVAKGAVQVGMDTTKSVLTGTKDVLSTSITGAMGVAKGAVQVGMDTTKSVLTGTKDVLSTSITGAMDVAKEAVQIGVDTTKSILTGTKDVLSTSITGAMDVGKEAIQTGMDTTMTILTGTKGAMSSGLSSVGHVAQEGMHTGVGITPYLLPDSRAATSVGLASSRAPDEEQTIPSPTQAQHSDHGPLSTEAMFSQEATLGKVDAAPGATAHGQEGAQGFGALRDELEELGEIFQPMSAEEQAQLAATQPRRREITADQGSYFVRLGDVAPGFRQRAFEHALSHLQHSEFQARDALAQLEDVFREIEEAQQAPVRDVSSQAEEAAAGEVLATGALSRACDLVQQLHVAYSRLASGLQGLPTELQWQLQQARHSICELYGMVSSATTVAELPVTRLAERRQGVGQAWRGLEQVLRSVQQGPPLGWLAGPFTLPTDGQLL; this is encoded by the exons ATGTCTGCTCGAGATGGAGGCCAGGATCCCCCCAAACCCAAGGGCAAG ACCCTGGGCAGCTTCTTTGGGTCCCTGCCTGGCTTCAGTGCTGCCCGGAACCTGGTGGCCAACGCCCACAGCTCAGCAAGAGAGGCCCGGCCAGCTGTCGAGCCTGCAGGCGCTCCAGCCGAGGAAGCCGCCCAGCCCCAGGCTCAGG CGCCCGCTGACCCGAAGCAGACGGCCAGGGGGTTAGAGAAGACGCTGCTGCCTTCAGACAAG ACGATCTCCGGGGCAAAGGACCTGGTGTCCTCCCAGATGGCCAGGACCAAGGATGCTGTCTCCACAGGGATGGCTAGTATCATGGACACGGCTAAAGGTGTGGTCCAGGGAGGCCTAGGGATGACCCAATCCACGCTGACAGTCACCAAGGATGCTGTGGCCAGTGGGGCAACTGGGGCAGTGGATGTGGCCAAAGGGGCCCTACAGACTGGTATAGACACTGCCAAGACAGTAGTAACAGGCACCAAAGATGTAGTGTCCACTGGGCTCACTGGAGCAGTGAACATGGCCAAGGGCACAGTCCAGACTGGCATGGGCACCACCAAGACCGTCCTGACTGGCACCAAAGACACCGTGTCCACTGGGCTCACGGGGGCCATGGGTGTGGCCAAGGGGGTTGTCCAGACTGGCATGGACACCACCAAGACCGTCCTGACTGGCACCAAAGACACCGTGTCCACTGGGCTCACTGGGGCCATGGGTGTGGCCAAGGGGGCTGTCCAGACTGGCATGGACACCACCAAGACTGTCTTGACTGGCACCAAAGACACCGTGTCCACTGGGCtcactgctgcagtgaacatggccAAGGGCACAGTCCAGACTGGCATGGACACCACCAAGACTGTCCTGACTGGCACCAAAGACACCGTGTCCACTGGGCTCACTGGGGCCATGGGTGTGGCCAAGGGGGCTGTCCAGACTGGCATGGACACCACCAAGACTGTCCTGACTGGCACCAAAGACACCGTGTCCACTGGGCTCACTGGGGCCATGGGTGTGGCCAAGGGGGCTGTCCAGACTGGCATGGACACCACCAAGACTGTCTTGACTGGCACCAAAGACACCGTGTCCACTGGGCTCACTGGGGCCATGGGTGTGGCCAAGGGGGCTGTCCAGACTGGCATGGACACCACCAAGACCGTCCTGACTGGCACCAAAGACACTGTGTCCACTGGGCTCACTGGGGCCATGGGTGTGGCCAAGGGGGCTGTCCAGACTGGCATGGACACCACCAAGACTGTCCTGACTGGCACCAAAGACACCGTGTCCACTGGGCtcactgctgcagtgaacatggccAAGGGCACAGTCCAGACTGGCATGGACACCACCAAGACTGTCCTGACTGGCACCAAAGACACCGTGTCCACTGGGCTCACTGGGGCCATGGGTGTGGCCAAGGGGGTTGTCCAGACTGGCATGGACACCACCAAGAC TGTCCTGACTGGCACCAAAGACACCGTGTCCACTGGGCTCACTGGGGCCATGGGTGTGGCCAAGGGGGTTGTCCAGACTGGCATGGACACCACCAAGACCGTCCTGACTGGCACCAAAGACACCGTGTCCACTGGGCTCACTGGGGCCGTGGGTGTGGCCAAAGGGGTTGTCCAGACTGGCATGGACACCACCAAGACCGTCCTGACTGGCACCAAAGACACCGTGTCCACTGGGCTCACTGGGGCCATGGGTGTGGCCAAGGGGGTTGTCCAGACTGGCATGGACACCACCAAGACCGTCCTGACTGGCACCAAAGACACTGTGTCCACTGGGCTCACTGGGGCCATGGGTGTGGCCAAGGGGGCTGTCCAGACTGGCATGGACACCACCAAGACTGTCTTGACTGGCACCAAAGACACCGTGTCCACTGGGCTCactactgcagtgaacatggccAAGGGCACAGTCCAGACTGGCATGGACACCACCAAGACTGTCCTGACTGGCACCAAAGACACTGTGTCCACTGGGCTCACTGGGGCCATGGGTGTGGCCAAGGGGGTTGTCCAGACTGGCATGGACACCACCAAGACTGTCCTGACTGGCACCAAAGACACCGTGTCCACTGGGCTCACTGGGGCCATGGGTGTGGCCAAGGGGGCTGTCCAGACTGGCATGGACACCACCAAGACTGTCTTGACTGGCACCAAAGACACTGTGTCCACTGGGCtcactgctgcagtgaacatggccAAGGGCACAGTCCAGACTGGCATGGACACCACCAAGACTGTCTTGACTGGCACCAAAGACACCGTGTCCACTGGGCTCACTGGGGCCATGGGTGTGGCCAAGGGGGCTGTCCAGACTGGCATGGACACCACCAAGACCGTCCTGACTGGCACCAAAGACACTGTGTCCACTGGGCTCACTGGGGCCATGGGTGTGGCCAAGGGGGTTGTCCAGACTGGCATGGACACCACCAAGACTGTCCTGACTGGCACCAAAGACACCGTGTCCACTGGGCTCACTGGGGCCATGGGTGTGGCCAAGGGGGCTGTCCAGACTGGCATGGACACCACCAAGACTGTCTTGACTGGCACCAAAGACACCGTGTCCACTGGGCtcactgctgcagtgaacatggccAAGGGCACAGTCCAGACTGGCATGGACACCACCAAGACTGTCCTGACTGGCACCAAAGACACTGTGTCCACTGGGCTCACTGGGGCCATGGGTGTGGCCAAGGGGGCTGTCCAGACTGGCATGGACACCACCAAGACTGTCCTGACTGGCACCAAAGACACCGTGTCCACTGGGCTCACTGGGGCCATGGGTGTGGCCAAGGGGGCTGTCCAGACTGGCATGGACACCACCAAGACTGTCCTGACTGGCACCAAAGATGTTCTGTCTACTTCAATTACTGGGGCAATGGGAGTGGCCAAGGGGGCTGTTCAGGTTGGCATGGACACCACCAAGTCCGTCTTGACTGGCACCAAGGATGTTCTGTCTACTTCAATAACTGGGGCAATGGGTGTGGCCAAAGGGGCTGTTCAGGTTGGCATGGACACCACCAAGTCCGTCTTGACTGGCACCAAAGATGTTCTGTCTACTTCAATCACTGGAGCAATGGATGTGGCCAAGGAGGCAGTCCAGATTGGCGTGGACACCACCAAGTCCATCTTGACTGGCACCAAAGATGTTCTGTCTACTTCAATCACTGGAGCAATGGATGTGGGCAAGGAGGCCATCCAGACTGGCATGGACACTACCATGACCATCTTGACTGGCACCAAAGGTGCCATGTCCTCTGGGCTCAGCAGCGTAGGGCATGTGGCCCAAGAAGGTATGCACACTGGGGTGGGGATCACCCCATACCTGTTACCTGATTCCAGGGCTGCCACCTCAGTTGGACTTGCCAGTTCCAGGGCCCCAGATGAAGAACAAACCATCCCAAGCCCCACTCAGGCTCAGCACAGCGACCATGGACCTCTGTCAACTGAGGCCATGTTCAGCCAAGAGGCCACCCTGGGCAAGGTGGATGCTGCTCCCGGGGCCACCGCTCATGGCCAGGAAGGAGCCCAGGGCTTTGGAGCACTCAGGGACGAGCTGGAGGAGCTGGGAGAGATCTTCCAGCCCATGAGCGCCGAGGAACAAG CTCAGCTGGCTGCTACCCAGCCCAGGCGGAGGGAGATCACGGCCGACCAAGGCAGCTACTTCGTGCGTCTGGGTGACGTGGCCCCCGGTTTCCGCCAGCGGGCTTTCGAGCATGCCCTCAGCCACCTGCAGCACAGCGAGTTCCAGGCACGGGATGCGCTGGCCCAGCTTGAGGATGTCTTCAGGGAG ATCGAGGAGGCCCAGCAGGCTCCAGTCAGGGATGTGAGCAGCCAAGCAGAGGAAGCCGCTGCTGGGGAG GTGCTGGCCACTGGGGCTCTGTCCAGGGCCTGCGACCTCGTCCAGCAGCTCCATGTGGCCTACAGCCGCCTGGCCTCCGGCCTCCAGGGCCTCCCCACGGAGCTTCAGTGGCAGCTCCAGCAGGCGCGGCACAGCATCTGTGAGCTCTATGGCATGGTCTCCTCGGCCACCACAGTGGCAGAGCTGCCGGTCACGCGGCTGGCTGAGAGGCGCCAGGGTGTGGGCCAGGCGTGGCGGGGCCTGGAGCAGGTGCTGCGGAGCGTGCAGCAAGGCCCCCCGCTTGGCTGGCTGGCAGGGCCCTTCACCCTGCCCACTGACGGGCAGCTGCTGTAG